From the Senegalimassilia faecalis genome, one window contains:
- a CDS encoding PilZ domain-containing protein: MAELQIKPGTKLQMAFDVPMGQKTDFNMMATFKEAIDDAYFLVSVPMLAGKPLLLDENQKFLMQYSVGDNTFMIAGYPEAVEKVGIRTFWKMRQVAEQRTFFKRRDERFKVSMRLEYQRDNVDNPETEDAMTIDVSAGGVAIYLNDYPDVGEALQVQMPTIRLQGERHELPVQLGIVCWVRQAPKGSLYRNVCGLQFRYADDIERETVKEYMEYVRAKYKM; the protein is encoded by the coding sequence ATGGCGGAATTGCAAATCAAGCCGGGAACGAAGCTGCAGATGGCCTTCGACGTGCCCATGGGCCAGAAGACCGACTTCAACATGATGGCCACGTTCAAAGAGGCCATCGACGACGCATATTTCCTGGTCAGCGTCCCCATGCTTGCGGGCAAGCCGCTGCTTTTGGATGAGAACCAGAAGTTCCTCATGCAGTATTCCGTCGGCGACAACACGTTCATGATCGCCGGGTACCCCGAAGCGGTGGAGAAAGTGGGCATCCGCACGTTCTGGAAGATGCGCCAGGTGGCCGAGCAGCGCACGTTCTTCAAGCGCCGCGACGAACGTTTCAAGGTGTCCATGCGCCTTGAGTACCAGCGCGACAATGTGGACAACCCCGAGACCGAAGATGCCATGACCATCGACGTTTCCGCAGGTGGCGTGGCTATCTACCTGAACGATTACCCCGACGTCGGCGAGGCGCTGCAGGTGCAGATGCCCACCATCCGCCTGCAGGGCGAACGCCACGAGCTGCCCGTGCAGCTTGGCATCGTGTGCTGGGTGCGCCAGGCGCCGAAGGGCAGCCTGTACCGCAACGTGTGCGGCCTGCAGTTCCGCTACGCCGACGACATCGAGCGCGAAACGGTGAAAGAGTACATGGAATACGTCCGCGCGAAGTACAAGATGTAG